A single window of Chloracidobacterium thermophilum B DNA harbors:
- the ubiE gene encoding bifunctional demethylmenaquinone methyltransferase/2-methoxy-6-polyprenyl-1,4-benzoquinol methylase UbiE, with amino-acid sequence MENPIAFQGSEKARRIQAMFAGIAPTYDQLNHWLSLNIDKRWRRAAVREVQDVLTRPGARALDVCCGTADLALELGRLAPTVGVDFCQPMLLRGMEKVRQSGRPVHLLAGDALALPFADASFDVATVAFGIRNVVDLDGALAELYRVLKPGGKVAILEFSHPVVPGLKPLFGFYFTQILPRIGNAVSRSGYAYSYLPASVQHFPDQPTLAARMEQAGFQQVKWRNLSGGIAALHTGVRPAVTNPVSADPVSTGVDADR; translated from the coding sequence ATGGAAAATCCCATTGCCTTTCAGGGTTCGGAAAAAGCCAGGCGCATCCAGGCGATGTTTGCCGGCATTGCGCCGACCTACGACCAGCTCAACCACTGGCTTTCACTCAACATTGACAAACGCTGGCGACGCGCGGCCGTCCGGGAAGTGCAGGACGTGCTGACGCGGCCCGGCGCCCGCGCCCTTGATGTCTGCTGTGGGACAGCCGATCTGGCGCTGGAACTGGGCCGGCTGGCCCCCACGGTCGGCGTGGATTTCTGTCAGCCGATGCTGCTCCGGGGCATGGAGAAAGTCCGGCAGAGTGGCCGTCCGGTGCATCTGCTCGCTGGCGACGCCCTGGCGCTTCCCTTTGCCGATGCCAGTTTCGATGTCGCCACGGTCGCCTTTGGAATTCGCAACGTCGTGGACCTGGACGGGGCGCTGGCCGAGCTGTACCGCGTCCTGAAGCCGGGCGGCAAGGTGGCCATTCTGGAGTTTTCCCACCCGGTCGTGCCCGGCCTCAAACCGCTGTTCGGCTTCTACTTCACGCAGATTCTGCCACGCATTGGCAATGCCGTCTCACGGTCAGGCTATGCCTACTCGTATCTGCCGGCGTCGGTACAGCACTTTCCCGACCAGCCCACCCTTGCGGCCCGGATGGAGCAGGCCGGGTTTCAGCAGGTGAAGTGGCGCAACCTGTCGGGCGGCATTGCCGCCCTGCACACCGGCGTCAGGCCGGCCGTGACCAATCCGGTGAGCGCTGATCCCGTCAGCACCGGCGTTGACGCTGACCGTTGA
- the purH gene encoding bifunctional phosphoribosylaminoimidazolecarboxamide formyltransferase/IMP cyclohydrolase, translating into MTLPLPPRALLSVSDKQGLVDFARTLHAHGLELVSTGGTAQTLLEAGISVLDVASVTGFPEMLDGRVKTLHPRIHAGILARRDLPEHLEQLALHDISRFDFVVVNLYPFADTIARPEVTFAEALENIDIGGPTLIRAAAKNFQHVVVVTDPADYAALAAELTHTGSISAATRYRLACKAFAHTARYDRMIADFLANRTQFEEATGQVQLQPPDAFPPRLSLVLHRQQALRYGENPHQSAALYVPAEHPAGGLAAARQLQGKELSFNNLLDADAAWGLVGEFRDAAACVIVKHTNPCGVGLGAVPLEAFRLARETDPVAAFGGIVAFNRTVDAGTATELSEIFLEVIIAPGFDDAAQKVLAARKNLRLLVVADEARPAADFRTISGGLLVQSPDDRLATPDEMRVVTRRSPSEDEWRDLLFAWTVCKHVKSNAIVYARQGQLLGVGAGQMSRIDAVRLGAMKACLPLSGAVVASDAFFPFRDGLDEAARHGARAVIQPGGSIRDEEVIAAADEHGLAMVFTGMRHFRH; encoded by the coding sequence ATGACCTTACCCCTTCCCCCACGCGCCCTGCTGAGTGTGTCTGACAAGCAGGGACTGGTTGACTTTGCACGCACCCTGCACGCCCACGGCCTCGAACTCGTCTCAACCGGCGGGACAGCGCAAACCCTTCTCGAGGCCGGTATTTCCGTCCTGGATGTGGCCTCGGTCACGGGTTTTCCAGAAATGCTCGATGGGCGCGTCAAAACCCTGCATCCACGCATTCACGCCGGAATTCTGGCACGGCGCGACCTGCCGGAACATCTTGAACAACTCGCCCTGCACGACATCAGCCGCTTTGATTTCGTCGTCGTCAACCTCTATCCCTTTGCCGACACCATTGCGCGCCCGGAAGTCACCTTTGCTGAAGCCCTGGAAAACATTGACATCGGCGGGCCGACCCTCATCCGGGCCGCAGCCAAAAATTTCCAGCATGTCGTTGTCGTCACCGACCCGGCCGACTATGCCGCACTGGCGGCGGAACTGACCCACACCGGAAGCATCTCCGCCGCGACACGCTACCGTCTGGCCTGCAAGGCCTTTGCCCACACAGCACGCTATGACCGGATGATTGCCGACTTTCTGGCCAACCGGACACAGTTCGAGGAAGCGACGGGGCAGGTTCAGCTTCAGCCTCCTGACGCCTTTCCCCCCCGCCTGTCACTCGTCCTGCACCGGCAACAGGCGCTGCGGTATGGTGAAAACCCGCACCAGTCAGCAGCACTCTACGTGCCAGCGGAGCATCCTGCCGGCGGTTTGGCTGCGGCCCGCCAGCTACAGGGCAAGGAATTGTCGTTCAACAACCTGCTCGATGCCGATGCCGCCTGGGGACTGGTCGGCGAATTCCGGGATGCGGCGGCCTGCGTCATCGTCAAGCACACCAACCCATGTGGCGTCGGGCTGGGGGCCGTTCCGCTCGAAGCCTTCCGTCTGGCGCGGGAAACCGATCCGGTCGCGGCCTTTGGCGGCATCGTGGCGTTCAACCGGACGGTTGACGCGGGCACGGCTACCGAACTGTCCGAAATCTTCCTGGAGGTCATCATTGCGCCCGGCTTCGATGACGCGGCGCAAAAGGTGCTGGCGGCCAGGAAAAACCTGCGCCTGCTGGTGGTTGCCGACGAAGCCCGCCCGGCAGCGGACTTCCGTACGATCTCCGGCGGCCTGCTCGTGCAATCGCCGGATGATCGGCTGGCGACGCCGGACGAGATGCGCGTCGTCACCCGCCGGTCGCCCTCCGAGGACGAATGGCGCGACCTGCTCTTTGCGTGGACGGTCTGCAAGCACGTCAAGTCGAACGCCATTGTCTATGCCCGGCAGGGCCAGTTGCTTGGCGTCGGGGCCGGACAGATGAGCCGCATTGACGCCGTCAGGCTGGGCGCGATGAAGGCCTGTCTGCCGCTGTCCGGTGCGGTCGTCGCGTCGGATGCCTTTTTCCCCTTCCGGGACGGTCTCGATGAAGCGGCGCGCCACGGTGCGCGGGCGGTCATTCAGCCCGGTGGCTCAATTCGGGATGAAGAAGTCATCGCCGCCGCCGATGAGCATGGACTGGCTATGGTCTTTACCGGCATGCGCCATTTCCGGCACTAG
- the moaC gene encoding cyclic pyranopterin monophosphate synthase MoaC, with protein sequence MPFSHIDETGRLTMVDVGEKPITDRTATASGVVLMRPETVAAIRARTTPKGDPLEAARLAGILAAKQTDRLIPLCHTLPLAYVNVELTLAADHILITATARARASTGVEMEALTAVSVAALTLFDMCKAIDRTMRITDIQVRSKTGGASDWPASETPTSDVPPSPGLTSSGAET encoded by the coding sequence ATGCCGTTCAGCCACATTGATGAAACCGGACGCCTCACGATGGTGGATGTCGGAGAAAAGCCAATCACCGACCGGACGGCGACGGCTTCGGGTGTGGTGTTGATGCGGCCGGAAACCGTGGCGGCCATTCGCGCCCGGACGACACCCAAGGGCGATCCGCTCGAAGCTGCCCGCCTGGCGGGCATCCTGGCGGCCAAACAAACCGACCGGCTGATTCCCCTGTGCCATACGCTGCCGCTGGCCTATGTCAACGTCGAACTGACGCTGGCGGCGGACCACATCCTCATCACCGCGACGGCCCGGGCGCGAGCCAGCACGGGCGTCGAGATGGAGGCCCTGACCGCCGTCAGTGTGGCGGCACTTACCCTGTTTGACATGTGCAAGGCCATTGACCGTACGATGCGGATTACGGACATTCAGGTGCGGTCAAAAACGGGCGGCGCGTCGGACTGGCCGGCGTCGGAGACGCCGACCTCGGACGTGCCACCATCACCGGGCCTGACTTCCTCCGGGGCGGAAACGTAA
- a CDS encoding MauE/DoxX family redox-associated membrane protein, protein MSNVAEAASQRSEAASLPWRFYLGWGLAALLGLVWLAAGVIKALEPFDFVRQVAGFQLVPGKAMQTAIAWGLLVAECALGAALILGYRLRWALVGAGCLTLIFMGALGWVILAGIPVEDCGCFGSQVKRSPKEALLEDSLMLLVTVVSGWLVWKPQATVTALQPRRWRGLGVLLCALFGLLTPLAFGFPLGGSDWSRVKVSGTTVNVATGERLVALIDTECSHCQESVPQLNAYVGVKDFPLFVALCSNEEWRRKFFIQRFGAKFELGEISKEDFKRLLADGDTPRIVLLRQGKVLAVWNGTPPSPDEVRRARAKRP, encoded by the coding sequence ATGAGCAACGTCGCCGAGGCGGCTTCCCAACGCTCAGAAGCCGCTTCCCTGCCGTGGCGGTTTTATCTTGGCTGGGGGCTGGCCGCCCTGCTGGGGCTGGTGTGGCTGGCCGCCGGCGTCATCAAGGCGCTCGAACCCTTTGATTTCGTGCGGCAGGTGGCTGGTTTCCAACTTGTGCCGGGAAAAGCCATGCAAACGGCCATTGCCTGGGGCTTGCTTGTGGCCGAGTGCGCGCTGGGCGCGGCGCTGATTCTCGGCTACCGCCTGCGCTGGGCGCTGGTGGGGGCCGGATGCCTGACGCTCATCTTCATGGGCGCGCTGGGGTGGGTCATCCTCGCCGGCATTCCGGTCGAGGACTGTGGCTGTTTTGGCTCACAGGTCAAACGCAGCCCAAAGGAAGCCCTGCTGGAGGATAGTCTGATGCTGCTGGTGACCGTGGTTTCGGGATGGCTGGTGTGGAAACCGCAGGCCACAGTGACGGCCTTGCAGCCACGCCGCTGGCGCGGTCTGGGCGTCCTGCTCTGTGCGTTGTTTGGTCTGCTCACGCCGCTGGCTTTTGGCTTCCCGCTTGGCGGCAGCGACTGGTCGCGGGTCAAGGTCTCCGGGACCACGGTCAATGTGGCGACGGGCGAACGTCTCGTGGCGCTCATTGACACGGAGTGCAGCCATTGCCAGGAAAGCGTCCCGCAGCTCAATGCCTACGTGGGTGTGAAGGATTTTCCGCTGTTCGTGGCGCTCTGCTCCAATGAGGAATGGCGTCGCAAGTTTTTCATTCAGCGGTTCGGGGCCAAGTTCGAGCTGGGTGAGATTTCCAAAGAGGACTTCAAGCGTCTGCTGGCGGATGGCGACACCCCGCGTATCGTTCTGCTGCGGCAGGGAAAAGTGCTGGCCGTCTGGAATGGCACGCCGCCCAGCCCTGATGAGGTGCGTCGCGCCCGCGCCAAACGTCCGTAG
- the pheS gene encoding phenylalanine--tRNA ligase subunit alpha, whose translation MPDASTLNASTLQSVMADAHRRLAATFGERFPEWTLPDFELPTSIPPRRQWQAVNDYWLARRQGVLALKLKELGALPADQRPVQGAALNRFKAEVEAVLSDLEAQVRAFEEAETIRREAVDVTLPGLVRRRGRAHPLTQIRERIEDIFVAMGYAVEDGPEVDTVFYNFDALNIPPDHPARDLTDTFYLDDELALRSQTSNVQIHAMQRRKPPLRIIAPGRVFRRDEPDATHNPMFFQVEGLNVAPGITMGDLKGTLQVFLTRLFERPVTLRFRPSYFPFVEPGAETDFQCPFCGGSGCRICKHTGWIELGGSGMVHPNVLRACGIDPTEFSGFAFGFGIDRMAALLYGIDDIRLYFENDLRFLSQF comes from the coding sequence ATGCCTGACGCATCCACCCTCAATGCTTCCACCCTTCAGTCCGTCATGGCCGATGCCCACCGGCGACTGGCTGCCACCTTTGGCGAACGCTTCCCGGAATGGACGCTGCCGGACTTTGAACTTCCGACATCCATACCACCCCGCCGGCAGTGGCAGGCGGTCAATGATTACTGGCTGGCCCGCAGGCAGGGTGTGCTGGCGCTCAAACTCAAGGAACTGGGCGCGTTGCCGGCTGACCAGCGGCCGGTGCAGGGAGCCGCACTCAACCGCTTCAAGGCCGAAGTCGAAGCCGTCCTGTCCGACCTTGAAGCTCAAGTACGGGCTTTCGAGGAAGCTGAAACCATCCGGCGCGAAGCCGTGGATGTCACCCTGCCGGGGCTGGTACGCCGGCGCGGGCGCGCCCATCCGCTGACGCAAATCCGGGAACGCATTGAGGACATCTTTGTGGCCATGGGCTACGCCGTCGAAGACGGCCCGGAAGTGGACACGGTGTTTTACAACTTCGACGCCCTCAACATTCCACCAGACCACCCGGCGCGCGATCTGACCGATACGTTTTACCTTGACGACGAACTGGCGCTGCGGTCACAGACCTCAAACGTACAAATCCACGCCATGCAGCGGCGCAAGCCCCCTTTACGGATCATCGCACCGGGGCGCGTCTTTCGTCGCGATGAGCCGGACGCCACCCACAACCCGATGTTTTTTCAGGTGGAAGGTCTCAACGTCGCGCCCGGCATCACCATGGGCGACCTCAAGGGCACGCTTCAGGTGTTTCTCACCCGGCTGTTTGAACGTCCGGTGACACTGCGTTTCCGGCCGAGCTACTTCCCCTTCGTCGAACCGGGCGCGGAGACCGACTTTCAGTGTCCGTTCTGCGGCGGCTCCGGCTGCCGCATCTGCAAGCATACCGGCTGGATTGAACTCGGCGGCTCCGGGATGGTGCATCCCAACGTCCTGCGCGCCTGTGGGATTGACCCGACGGAATTCTCCGGCTTTGCCTTCGGCTTCGGCATTGACCGCATGGCTGCGCTGCTCTACGGCATTGATGACATCCGGCTGTACTTTGAAAACGACCTGCGGTTTTTGAGCCAGTTCTGA
- a CDS encoding ubiquitin-conjugating enzyme E2 produces MTVFMATPDDVRRARLAADYEEMRTIRGEYIHWQNLNVPATDYIVTLRIRSYIGPNTTRDEHQIRILLSPNHPFEKPTVMMHGMTPIFHPHVWPDGKICIGHWDFREGLASFVIKLARLFQFDPQLIDPHSIANYKAADWFYANPTLFPCDQAKLPVPGEKPTHTFVVKRITPPRPTDVRPGGRFQIRS; encoded by the coding sequence ATGACGGTTTTCATGGCCACGCCTGATGATGTCCGGCGCGCTCGCCTGGCGGCGGACTATGAGGAAATGCGTACCATCCGGGGCGAATACATCCACTGGCAAAACCTCAACGTCCCGGCCACGGACTACATCGTAACGCTTCGGATTCGCAGCTACATCGGCCCCAACACAACCCGCGACGAGCACCAGATTCGGATTCTGCTGTCGCCCAACCATCCTTTCGAGAAGCCGACCGTGATGATGCACGGCATGACCCCCATTTTTCATCCGCACGTGTGGCCGGACGGCAAAATCTGCATTGGTCACTGGGACTTCCGCGAGGGGCTGGCGTCGTTTGTCATCAAGCTGGCGCGTTTGTTTCAGTTCGACCCACAGCTCATTGACCCGCACAGCATTGCCAACTATAAGGCGGCGGATTGGTTCTATGCCAACCCGACGCTGTTTCCCTGTGATCAGGCGAAGCTGCCCGTCCCTGGCGAAAAGCCGACGCATACCTTCGTGGTCAAACGGATTACGCCGCCCCGACCGACTGACGTCCGTCCGGGCGGACGCTTTCAGATTCGCTCATGA
- a CDS encoding CheR family methyltransferase yields MPVKKRNLTNPHLPQLEKALAQVYGWAPNETLRAALQAVVTDKARRLLFDEMTYCRVAAQSPGELHSVAEEIALGETSFFREPEQFRALWRMVLPELIEKRADTKRLRLWSAGCSTGEEPFSLAMILEDLLGEASDWRIEILAVDLRSKALLHASQGRYHPLQLRNLDPALRDRFFHGSQSPDAPPGELDRRLRRNIRLRHANLYDPHLWQHLPGPFDVIVCSNVLTHMHYTAVQQTTARIQQALAPGGYLLVGSVEVGLVNQARLRPSQALPRGFFHRPE; encoded by the coding sequence ATGCCGGTCAAGAAGCGGAATCTGACCAATCCCCACCTGCCGCAGCTCGAAAAGGCCCTGGCCCAGGTTTACGGCTGGGCTCCGAACGAGACCCTGCGGGCGGCACTGCAAGCCGTGGTGACGGACAAGGCGCGCCGGCTGCTCTTTGACGAGATGACCTACTGCCGCGTGGCCGCGCAGTCGCCCGGCGAACTTCATTCGGTTGCGGAGGAAATTGCGCTGGGTGAAACCAGTTTCTTCCGCGAGCCGGAGCAGTTTCGGGCTTTGTGGCGCATGGTGCTGCCTGAACTCATCGAGAAGCGCGCCGACACGAAACGCCTGCGATTGTGGAGCGCCGGCTGCTCGACGGGTGAAGAGCCGTTTTCGCTGGCGATGATTCTGGAAGACCTGCTTGGGGAAGCATCCGACTGGCGCATCGAAATCCTGGCCGTAGACCTGCGCAGCAAAGCCCTGCTGCATGCCAGCCAGGGGCGTTACCATCCACTCCAGTTGCGGAATCTTGACCCGGCACTACGTGACCGGTTTTTCCACGGCAGCCAGTCCCCGGATGCACCGCCGGGCGAGCTTGACCGCCGGTTGCGCCGCAACATCCGCCTGCGCCATGCCAACCTGTACGACCCGCACCTGTGGCAACACCTGCCGGGGCCGTTCGATGTCATTGTGTGCAGCAATGTGTTGACGCACATGCACTACACGGCCGTACAGCAGACGACGGCCCGCATCCAGCAGGCGCTGGCTCCGGGCGGCTATCTGCTGGTTGGGAGTGTCGAGGTCGGACTGGTCAACCAGGCGCGGCTGCGTCCCTCACAGGCGTTGCCACGTGGCTTTTTCCACCGTCCTGAGTAA
- a CDS encoding peptidylprolyl isomerase: protein MMNRRHFLSLCCLTAGWCSTVWGQRRPGPPPVLGRANSAQRVFARLLQLEDERYYHAEEFVDFLGSSNARVRRRACLALGRIGDPRSYTLLLERLYDDGNPRVRAMAAFALGELETTEPLEDLRRMLVRETEMLPVRARCAEALGKIAAANAKTLDADTLQGLLAAGLKSLPRPTEDIPPGSERELFTTLCLTAVMRMRQAAGLPPLLRWLASPNANVRFHAANALARLSDLPEAEKTLTREREKLVAAFRDEGETVVQVALARVLGAIGDAEAMAALLPRLAAAEAAVRIAVIRALSNARQPEEVVPPLLDRLRAGLSRYAKVEADERPTWDGLPELLTLAEALGRLKATEAQPWLERLRMLPTGRLGANPEVEIALARLGTAAFLGANPDKPLLPPDDDWRAQAHYFAGLAALPPEEPRRRRVVEDFLARTVLDARARTALLAAVPKTPAWAAVWEQELRHPDVMVRAAAAAALEVLPPTDQGRKALIAALTTAREDTQNDARLAILKALAADPHPDTEAAFDLALRDPDWLVRRQSGEILRRRLPSTLSEEERAQAGEMLDSRIGICRTNRPAAFYGRLVRQYARHPRAVITTTKGELTLELFSEDAPLTVENFIALAERGFFDDLTFHRVVPNFVVQGGDPRGDGDGGPGYQIRCEINERPYLRGSVGMALSGKDTGGSQWFICHLPQPHLDGGYTCFGQVVEGLETLDRLVRQDRILGIRLVKD from the coding sequence ATGATGAACCGTCGCCATTTTTTGTCTCTGTGTTGTCTGACGGCCGGCTGGTGTTCCACGGTGTGGGGGCAGCGGCGTCCAGGTCCGCCGCCGGTTTTGGGGCGCGCCAACTCGGCCCAGCGGGTCTTTGCACGGCTGCTTCAGCTTGAAGATGAGCGGTACTACCACGCCGAGGAGTTCGTGGATTTCCTTGGCTCGTCCAACGCCCGCGTGCGGCGGCGCGCCTGCCTGGCGCTTGGTCGCATCGGCGATCCCCGGTCATACACCCTGCTGCTGGAACGGCTCTACGATGACGGCAACCCACGGGTGCGCGCCATGGCTGCCTTCGCCCTGGGCGAACTGGAAACGACTGAACCGCTGGAAGACCTGCGCCGGATGCTGGTGCGGGAAACGGAAATGCTGCCGGTGCGGGCGCGCTGTGCAGAAGCTCTGGGCAAAATCGCCGCCGCCAATGCCAAAACCCTTGACGCAGACACCCTTCAGGGGCTGTTGGCCGCCGGGTTGAAGTCCCTGCCGCGGCCAACGGAAGACATCCCGCCCGGCAGCGAACGTGAGCTGTTCACCACACTGTGCCTGACGGCCGTGATGCGGATGCGCCAGGCGGCAGGCCTGCCGCCACTGCTCAGGTGGCTGGCGTCGCCAAATGCGAACGTTCGTTTCCACGCGGCCAACGCTTTGGCGCGGTTGAGCGATCTGCCGGAAGCGGAAAAGACCCTGACCCGCGAACGTGAGAAGCTCGTGGCAGCCTTCCGGGATGAAGGGGAGACCGTGGTGCAAGTGGCTCTGGCGCGGGTGTTGGGGGCTATTGGCGACGCAGAAGCAATGGCGGCGCTGCTCCCCCGTCTGGCTGCGGCAGAAGCCGCCGTGCGGATTGCCGTCATCCGGGCCCTGTCAAACGCACGCCAACCGGAAGAAGTCGTCCCGCCGTTGCTGGACCGGCTGCGTGCCGGGCTGTCCCGCTATGCCAAAGTGGAAGCCGATGAGCGCCCGACATGGGATGGTCTGCCGGAGCTTTTGACGCTGGCTGAAGCCCTGGGCCGCCTGAAAGCCACCGAAGCGCAACCGTGGCTGGAACGGCTGCGGATGCTGCCGACGGGCAGGCTGGGAGCCAACCCGGAAGTCGAAATTGCCCTGGCGCGGCTTGGCACAGCAGCCTTTCTGGGGGCTAACCCGGACAAGCCACTGCTTCCGCCGGACGACGACTGGCGGGCGCAGGCGCATTACTTTGCTGGTCTGGCCGCGCTGCCGCCGGAAGAGCCGCGCCGCCGCCGCGTGGTCGAGGATTTTCTGGCGCGAACCGTCCTTGATGCCCGTGCGCGCACGGCGCTGCTGGCGGCCGTGCCGAAAACGCCGGCGTGGGCCGCCGTCTGGGAGCAGGAACTGCGTCACCCGGATGTCATGGTGCGGGCGGCGGCCGCCGCCGCATTGGAAGTGTTGCCACCGACCGACCAGGGGCGAAAGGCGCTCATTGCCGCCCTGACTACGGCGCGGGAGGACACGCAAAACGATGCCCGGCTGGCCATCCTCAAGGCCTTGGCAGCCGACCCGCATCCCGACACAGAAGCTGCCTTTGATCTGGCCCTGCGTGACCCGGACTGGCTGGTACGCAGGCAGTCCGGTGAAATACTCCGGCGGCGGCTTCCGTCCACCCTGAGCGAGGAAGAGCGCGCGCAGGCAGGCGAGATGCTCGACAGCCGGATTGGGATTTGCCGCACGAACCGTCCGGCAGCCTTTTATGGCCGGCTGGTGCGGCAGTATGCGCGGCATCCGCGCGCCGTCATCACCACGACCAAAGGCGAACTGACCCTGGAATTGTTTTCCGAGGATGCGCCTCTGACGGTTGAGAACTTCATCGCCCTGGCCGAACGTGGTTTCTTCGACGACCTGACCTTTCACCGGGTCGTTCCCAACTTTGTCGTCCAGGGCGGCGATCCACGCGGCGATGGCGATGGCGGCCCCGGCTACCAGATTCGCTGTGAAATCAACGAACGGCCCTACCTGCGGGGCAGTGTCGGCATGGCACTTTCGGGCAAGGATACGGGCGGAAGCCAGTGGTTCATCTGTCACCTGCCGCAGCCGCACCTGGACGGCGGCTACACCTGTTTCGGGCAGGTCGTCGAAGGCTTGGAGACCTTGGACCGGCTGGTGCGCCAGGACCGCATTCTGGGCATTCGTCTGGTGAAGGATTAG
- a CDS encoding prepilin peptidase codes for MFVSMVELHDSLPLWFWAIWAFVVGSCIGSFLNVVIYRLPRGGSVNSPPRSYCPSCNATIAWYDNLPILSFLLLRGKCRACGVRISWQYPLVELATGLLFLTALLVFGPTLQCVFNCAFAAALVALIVTDFNEQILPDAITLPGTALALAARLLDHNLVGLPWMNLFFEGLTGWPLPMTGLAGSLVNALLGMAIGAGALWVLGVGYFRLRAFPIRTPDDLADFLKRRCVVGTLARLKLRHANGKRGVVYVLGGDFSELSPEELAAAEFASSNTGTPELSMTALDGACVEPGERGVRITSIPDALENTVDGQLEPGDTIVSGNLEGMGLGDVKMMLFVGAFLGGGLTFFVLLMASLLGVLVSLPRLLLRGSSALQHALPFGVMLGLAALVALFCGEKGLTTYLDFLSSFIS; via the coding sequence ATGTTTGTTTCGATGGTCGAACTCCACGACAGCCTGCCGCTCTGGTTTTGGGCCATCTGGGCTTTTGTCGTCGGAAGCTGCATCGGCAGCTTTCTCAACGTGGTGATCTACCGCCTGCCACGCGGCGGCTCGGTCAACTCACCGCCCCGGTCCTACTGCCCAAGCTGCAACGCAACCATTGCCTGGTACGACAACCTGCCCATTCTCAGTTTTCTGCTGCTCCGGGGGAAGTGCCGTGCCTGTGGGGTGCGTATTTCCTGGCAGTACCCGCTGGTGGAACTGGCAACCGGACTGCTCTTCCTCACCGCACTGCTGGTTTTTGGTCCGACGTTGCAATGTGTCTTCAACTGCGCCTTCGCGGCGGCGCTGGTGGCGCTCATCGTGACGGATTTCAACGAACAAATCCTGCCCGATGCCATTACCCTGCCCGGTACGGCCCTGGCGCTGGCGGCGCGGCTGCTGGACCACAATCTGGTCGGGCTGCCCTGGATGAACCTGTTTTTTGAAGGACTGACCGGATGGCCGCTCCCGATGACCGGGCTGGCCGGCTCACTGGTCAACGCGCTGCTGGGAATGGCCATTGGTGCCGGTGCGCTCTGGGTGCTGGGCGTCGGTTACTTTCGCCTGCGCGCCTTTCCCATTCGGACACCCGACGATCTGGCAGACTTTCTCAAGCGCCGCTGCGTGGTCGGCACCCTGGCCCGCCTCAAGCTGCGCCACGCAAACGGCAAACGCGGCGTTGTTTATGTGCTCGGCGGGGATTTCAGCGAACTGTCGCCGGAGGAACTGGCCGCGGCTGAGTTTGCCTCGTCCAATACCGGTACGCCGGAACTCAGCATGACGGCACTTGACGGAGCCTGCGTCGAGCCGGGAGAACGGGGCGTCCGCATCACAAGTATCCCGGATGCCCTCGAAAACACCGTGGATGGCCAGCTCGAACCCGGTGATACCATTGTCTCCGGCAACCTGGAAGGCATGGGGCTGGGCGACGTGAAGATGATGCTGTTTGTCGGGGCGTTTCTGGGCGGAGGGCTGACCTTTTTCGTACTGCTCATGGCCTCGCTGCTGGGGGTTTTGGTATCCCTGCCACGTCTGCTGCTGCGCGGGTCATCCGCCCTTCAGCATGCGCTGCCGTTTGGCGTCATGCTGGGGTTGGCGGCGCTGGTGGCGCTCTTTTGCGGAGAAAAGGGGCTGACAACCTATCTTGACTTCCTTTCCAGCTTCATATCCTGA